The genomic region CTACTCTACACCCTTTGCACAACGCCTTGTATGTGCAAGCCAAAATGGCAAAGCTCAACCATATGTACTAGCCGTCCAAAAATTTTATAACAACGGGAGGTACATGGTATGAACTAAGTTGCCAAACTTTTTTTTCCACATGCATACTTTTGGTCAAGAGTAGAATGCATGCTCAAGCATGGCAATAAATATCAACATGAATTGGTTTCTCCAAAAGATGCTCAAAACTCTTTTTCAACTAGTCTAACTTCACCTGAAGCCTTTCGAAATCAAATAAAAGATTGTATTTTTTTTTGAATGTTTCATAAAGGATTTGTCTAGATCGTGCTTAGATTTATCAATTATAGGATGCTTGTCCATTGGAAGTCCTGTCAGCAACACATCTTCTAGCATTATTGTCGCTTCGTTGCATGAGAGACAAAACTTATCAGTCTTTAATCTCCATCGTTCAGTCAGAGTAAATAAGAATGATGGAACATAAGCAACTCTCCTAAATTGTTTTTCATAATAGAAATCGACATCCATTAATTGATGATAGTTCTCGGTAGTATGTCTTTGTTCAAATGTCAATAAGTGGATAGCCATTCTAATATACTTGACAATTATCATTTCCAAATATTTTATATAGAGTTTATGATAGAACATAGAAAACTATTTGTTTTGGTGTTTTGCTATAAACTAACAAATTCAATTGCTTGTTTAAAATTAAGGGGTTTTGTTAGATATTTTAAGTGAAATGCAACATTCATTAGTGTCGACCGCAACTTCTATTTTCCTTAAATTTTAATCATATTacattatcttttaaaaaaaattcacaacTCAGATATTGTAAAAGATATCAAGGTCATGgtacttaaaaattaaatattacacCATGAACTTGACACTATCAATTACAGTAATTATATCATAATACAGATCCTAATTTTAAGGGCACATGAAGAACTTCAAGGCGTTCATACGAACACATGAAAAACCACTTTCGTAcaaacatatattaataaataatattaaaatatttgataCATACATATCAGCGGAATCAACGTTTATAACGTTgtgtaatattatttatatatatttcaaaaaaaaaatacctTAAACAAATAACAAAGCAGTTGGTTCTCATCACTATATAAGCCCTACAATGCTTAGTAAAcacatcacacatcaaacataaaaaaatagTAGTACTTCCATGTATTCGACAATGGCTCGCCCTTCCCCAGTCTCATCCTCATCAAAAACATCCCAGAATTCGATGGGGAATGAGCATTGGATGTTCGACGATGCGATGAATGAGCGAATTCTGTCGACTCATGTCCCCGATGGTCGTTTTGTTGATGTTACACCAGTTCTTCAAGTCACTAGCAATGTTTTGGGTCATATCATTCCCAACATTAATCTTTCTATGAATGTAAACTTTGATAAACTTAAGATTTCATGATGTTTATATTCCAGAAAATGGAAAGATTTTCAAGACAATGCTTTGGGTTTGTTTTGTCTTGTAGGGACACATCGATGCATCCGACGATCAGACCAACTTGTCAGCCGCTGATGGCGCACTTGATGCATTACACAAAATCTGCTGCGAGGTTATTCGGCTGTTTTATTTTGCTTTCGGAATCTCGATCATTTTTGAAACCGGAAAATAACGATCGTAACCTAAGTTGATGTTTTGTAGCTATCATGCAAGTGTTCTAGAGGTGATGCCCATGCAACAACAATGGGGATCTTCAACAAGCTTTCAAGCTATTCATGGGGTGCAAAAGTGGTGCTAACATTAGCGGCTTTTGCAGTGAATTTCGGGGAGTTTTGGCTGATCGCTCAGCTTTGCACTTCCAACTCATTGGCCAAATCAGTGGCTCTCCTCAAGCAACCCGACATTTTAGAGCACTCCCAAACACTGAAAACCCACTTTGATGCACTCAGCAAGCTCATCAATGCAATGGTCAATGTAACCAAGTGTATTGTGGAGCTTACTGAGCTACCTTCTAAGTATATTTCTATCGATGAGCCACCATTGTCGACCGCCATGGCTCATATCCACACTGCTACTTACTGGATCATTTCGAGTGTCGTCGTTTGTGTTGGGCAGATTACAGGTCTTATGGGGATGAGACAGGAGTGAGTCATGAATTTTCTATGTGCTCAATCAGACAATATGACGACATTCAATTTACCAACAATTAGATATTTTCTTTGAATCATTTCAGGTTCACTATATCGACTTCGGACGCATGGGAGCTATCAAGCTTGGCACATAAAGTTAGCAGCATACATGAACACCTTCAAAGTCGATTACGTCTTTGTTACGAACGTATTGGTGAGCCCATCCTTGACGataaaatctagaaatataaatcctatatatatacatttatataaaaAGTTGAGTCTGATTGTAATGAAATGCAGATGAGAAGAAGCTAATGGAAGATTTTGAACACTTCAAGCGTACCATTGAAACACCTCAAGTGGACAACTTGATGATTCTCCAAAACATCTTCGGCAGGGAAGAGAATGTCTTGAATCCAGAGAGGGCCCAGGTCTGTTTAATTCCATGTTCCAGGTTTCATCCATGTTTTAAAATTCATTGGATCGTATGTTAACGTTGCTCGTATAATTTAACAGGTTTATATCAATGTCTTGAGAAAAAAGCATGTTTTATTGCTCATTTCAGATCTTGATATCTCCCAAGAGGAGATTCGGGTTCTTGAAGTTGTTTACAAAGAAAGGGTATCATCTCGGCTTAACTATGAGATCATATGGCTCCCAATTGTGGACAGAACAACTTGGAATGATGGTTATAAGGAAAATTTTTCGACCATGCAATCAAATATGTCGTGGTATACTGTGAGAAACCATGTTGCCATTGAACCAGCAGTGGTTAAATACATAAGGGAAGAATGGGGTTTCGTTAAGAAACCAATTGTGGTGACATTGAATCCACAAGGAAAGGTTTTATGCCCAAATGCACTCAACATGATGCGGATATGGGGAAATGCAGCTTTCCCGTTTAGCAGTGAAATAGAAGAAAGATTTTGGAAAGCTAAACCTTGGACACTTGACCTTCTCGTTGCTCGCCTTGAACCAAACTTACCTACTTGGGTACATGAACATCCCCACATAACtttaatatatatgtgtatatcaaTTAATATGcttaatttatttttggttttgtgTTGTTATAATCAGGTGAGCCAACAGAAAGTGGTTTGTTTCTATGGTGGTGTGAAAATGGAATGGATCGAAAGTTTCACTACCGCAACAAAAGGGGTTGCAAAGGCTCTCGATATTGGCATAGAAATGGTTTATGTTGGAAAGAAAATGCAAGGAACGAGTGCAAAAGATTACTGGTTTAATCAAAGAGAAGCAACTTAGCCATGCTTGGGAAGATGACAATGTGTGGTTCTTTTGGAACCTATTAGAGAGCATGTTGTACTCGAAAACCCAACATGGGAAGACCATTGAGAACGATGTTATAAAGCAAGAAGTGATGACGATGCTTGGATATGACAGTAGTAAAAATGGATGGGCTGTGTTCTACACCGGATCGGGTGAAATGGTGAAAGCCAATGGAGAGAAAGTGCTTAGCACCATGGAGAGCTTTGATGAATGGGAAAAACTTGCCAAGCAAATGGGTTTTATCCCAGCACTTCGTAAGAAGTTGGAAGAGGTTATCAAGCACCATCATTGCACTCGCCTTATCCTCCCGGGTAACGGTGGTAGAATTCCGGAGAGGGTGCAATGTGCTGAGTGTGGTCGTCCGATGGAGTTGAATTTCTTGTATCGCTGCTGTGCAGAGTGAGGCaaagaaaggggaaaaaaagaTGGTTTTGGGGAGGTTTGTTTGGTATTATGATATGATTATCACCTAGAGTCGACATGTTTGCTAGCTTTTCTAATAATGCTTAGGGCTCTTTTAATATCCCACACTGGTTATTGAAGAGCCTTACTTAATTTTATCTGATTGTTTGTGTTGCATTCGTAGTTTGCCTTGTGAGACTACTTCCCTAAATAAAGTGTTCATTTGAGTTTATGGCCtggatttttttaaataatgagTTAATGAGTTAATTTCATAGTAGATCtccaaattataatttttattgtgaATTAGtcctcaaacttaaaaatatattaattatattctcAAAGTATCAAGACTGTATTAGTAAAGTCCACCATTAAATGAAACATAGTTTTATGTGGCATAGTTTAAAAGAATAGTTTTTATGTGGCATAGTTTAAAAGAAAAtactaaagaaaaataaatattataaaatatatgttgTAGAAATATTAGTTTTGAGGTTTACAAAACTTTAACAAATGctttattgttccctaatttttttctattttactttattttagttttaacttttaaaagttatGCGGTGAAATTTCACTTCAAAAGATTATTAATTCGAATAAGATAAGTTATGTAACCTACATAGTGCTACAACTACACCTTTATAGTGGTAATCAAAAGTTCAACAAAATTAGTAAAGTTAATTTATTTCATACAatcatttgattttattttatatttatggtAAATTGTTGTCATATTTTGAAGTTGCAATGTGTCAATGGAAGTGTCACTGCCAGCATCACTGTGACAAAATAACAACTTGTCATATttgaaagattgataatttatttaaacaaatcTTTGAGTTGTGTTAATATTGTGAAATGATTCAAGTCCATGATTGAAGATTAATTCACTTGGAGAAACCTATCTAGAGGATCACATTTGATTAATTATATCAAATTTCTTGATCAAATCAAAACTTGAAAGCTTATCTACCAACAATTTGGtcgttaatattatattatatttgacTATTTTAACTACTATTTAGATGGGACTGTGATTGATCTTTAATATGTTATCAAGTCTCGAAAATCCTTATATATTTGGGAGACATATATAGcttgataaatttttttttaaaaagcacTATTTGTTTAATAAGGAACATTAATGCATTTTGGCAGTAAAACCATTTTGTGAATGGTTCTACAACCTAAGTTCTCACAAAGGAAAATTTAGTAGAGGTCAAGCTTTTGAGGTGCAAAAGTAATGATTCTTCATGGGAGTATGTTGGAACTAAGATCATTGATTGTATTGATTTCAAAGATAGTAGATTCATCTCACTGAATTAGGCTCCACAAATATAAAGAAATCGAACTGCATAAATAATTTAACTATCCCTTGTTTTAGTGTAGCTTAAAATTTTGGtttgtgttattttatttttggttaaattaattacttatttataaaataaatcaatATTAATATTTGATTAGTATTTGTGCTATGAAAATTAGTTGTAGTCCTTTGTCTTTAGTGGGCTATTTTCTCTTTTGATAGTTTTTTTACTATTGATTGAGAacaaaaaactcaaaaaaatCCAAGTCATTTTCCTTAACTATCCAACTCTTGTCTTTtgagtaaattttaaatttttaatactcaaaatgtcaaaaaaattaaaattcatcgaGTTGAAATGCAAGACCAAATCCATTAGAACCACATATTACATGAACTATTAGCATAATTTAACCATGATAATCCTTTCTTCAATAGGAAATTAGGAATAAGATAATTATTTAATATGAGTCTCAATTCTCAATTTCAAGCCTATGAATATGATGGGCTTACATTACCTCAAAGTCCAACAATAAAGTTAAAAGTCAAGCAAATCAAACTATGATTTGATCAAAATcagtatgtgagcatgaatatttTTGAGGAAACGAGAAATGATACATGAACAGAATAAGTGAAATGTATTAAAGTCAATTCAACCAAACTGTCAATATTCAAGCTAAAAAAATTAGTTAACTTGCGACAAATTTTTTGTTGGGATCTAGGTAGTTTTGGATTAAAATGTTTGTATAGCATTTGAATATCTATCTCTTAATTTTGAAACACACTTTGAACCACTTGATTTCAAGTTCGgaaactcaagttatgatcgtTTTAATGAATACTATGCGAACATGAATTTTTGTACTTGATTATTACGGAAATTACAAATTTCAAGCTTTAATACAATATCCGCGAAAGAATGTACTATGAACGAGAAATGCCGGAAAAAACTTGTATCGTTTGCCATACGATATGTTCATCGATCGTAGAAAGTTTTGGCGCTACTTAATTCATTCCTTATTCTAGATGCAACTATGTAAtgttaatcatataaattttgaaaaatcatattTTGTTCTTACTAAATGTACCAAACAAAGACTACTCTATCGAATTACATGCCAAAGAAATGATGACTTGTGTTTCCATTTTCTTTCTTAGAACCAGACCGACTTTGAGCTAAAAGTCACTCTCAGAAAACAGAAAATGTTCAAGCTTTAACAAACTATAAATAAATGAACACACTAGTTTAAAAACCATTAACATCTAAATAGATAAATATGAGTTCGAGTCTGTTTAAATATGTATTTTCCGTACCATTAACGTCTAGTAAGAAAGCTAATATTCATTTCACTAACCCACATTTTTCCCATTaagtagtaaaaaaaaaaaccaaaatgaaaGTGATACCAAAATCGATGCATACAAGTTTTTTTGGGAAGCAGATTAGGACCAAAATCATCATTTTTGGGACCAAACAAATCACCCCAATTCATCTTCACAACTCAAAAGAtaagttttcttcttcttcttttttcattaaaaatcaaaatgTTATGAGCAATACCTAGATTTATACCACAGCCTATACCAATACCACAACCAAGGGCAAAGGCAGTAAATACTTGACCCATTTCAAAGTTAATGGATTCTGTAATGTCATTGCTTGAAAGCCTTTCTTTTGATTGATTGTTGCCACCATTGTttaacaagtttttttttttcaattcccaAAGTGAAAAGGTGTTTCATTTGTGGGTGTATTTTTCATGTTCTTTTCTTTTCGGAGAAGCTAAGGATTTTccgtgtcttgtgtttgagtttttaaATTCGACTTGTATGTTTTGAATTCGTTAATGTAGGGGTGTTTAGACAGTTAATTGAAAGTTAATCGAATTAAATtagtatttataaaattaattaaatattttaatcgtTAATCGaattaaactttttttaaaaaaaattaatggaaTCGAAGTATTTcggttaatttgattaattaaccgtatttttatgtttttgtttttttggtcaaaaaaatagaaaacatatcaagaaaaataaattgataagGTTCATTTGGTCGAATTATCCGAATTAAaactatatataatttatattattaattattaagtttggtTAAGTACCTGATTTCGAACTGAATTAATCGAAAaccgaactttaaaaaaattattaaccaaATTTTGACCAAATTAAATTGGTCAACAAACCGATTAACCAAATTAAATCGGTCttaccaattaatttaattttaactgaTTTTTGATCGCTCCTAGGCTAATGTTGTGCTTTGGGTATTTTGTTTAGTTAGTGGGTTTAGCTAGTGGAAATtaaaagggattaaattatgttattagtcTCTATTTTTTATGAAAGTTGTAgattaattcatatattttaatcTAGTAATTTTAGTATTTGTACTTttcaaatgttaaaattttaaccatTATCAAATGATAACCGTTAAatatattaagttttattatttccAAAATTTGACGTGCCTTACATGGTTTCATATGCTAACTTGTCGCATTTTCATATATTACTCATTAAAAATTTAGTTAATGGATTAACGATTGTTATTTTTATCAGGATTtcgaaatttgaaaaaatatataaacataaaatgattcaATTGGGTAATATAGACTAAATCTACAACTAGATGCATAATAGAAAACTAGTAATTGAATTTCATAGTTAATAGGATCAGaataaaaatctcaaaatttagaaattatagggactaaatccacaacttgtGCAAAGTATAGAAATAATAGCATAATTTAACCTTGTGACTAACTTTGGGAGTTCTCTTATCTCTTTGGGTTTTTGCTTTATATATATCTATAGGACAGTAAGCGTGGGTTTAGATGGATAGTGGGATGCATTTAGCTTATTCTTTGTTTTACGCTACAGTGTcactataatatttaatttcaccgTCACCACTATGTTTACATTAACCGCAAATAAATACACCGTTTATCTAAACCTACCTAAGTCTATCAAATGTCATCAAGCAATCAAATATTTGGAATTAAGAAAAAGGATAATGTTAACACACACCTAAACTATAGCTTTTTTATCCATGGTGACATAGATGATGCATGAACCATGCATAGATGGTGATAATAATTGTTTAGATCAATCATCAAGTGGCTCTTTCTTTTGGAGCTAGGGAAATGGTTTATGTCGTTTATTACTccaaatgaataattttatttgtattaaaaAATTACATTGGTTGACATATCAAGAATAGAGTAATACAATAGAATAAAAACAGATTATCATCAATGGTCTGTTTGGTGAATTTCTAGGCAAATCCAAGATCAACAACTACATCAGCAAAGTCGAGCCCGTTGTTAGGACCAACAGTTCCGATAGTCGAAGCATCTTTAATAAGAGATCACCATTTGATTGAATCAAGTTGAATCGagtaaatttttttgaattaattaaatttattaatcttattttattatcgtaattcgatttaaaattttttcgaatcgagtcgagtgaatGAATTTTGAGTTAAGTTAAATTAAGTGAAATTGtta from Gossypium arboreum isolate Shixiya-1 chromosome 1, ASM2569848v2, whole genome shotgun sequence harbors:
- the LOC108466073 gene encoding protein SIEVE ELEMENT OCCLUSION B-like, whose translation is MYSTMARPSPVSSSSKTSQNSMGNEHWMFDDAMNERILSTHVPDGRFVDVTPVLQVTSNVLGHIIPNINLSMNGHIDASDDQTNLSAADGALDALHKICCELSCKCSRGDAHATTMGIFNKLSSYSWGAKVVLTLAAFAVNFGEFWLIAQLCTSNSLAKSVALLKQPDILEHSQTLKTHFDALSKLINAMVNVTKCIVELTELPSKYISIDEPPLSTAMAHIHTATYWIISSVVVCVGQITGLMGMRQEFTISTSDAWELSSLAHKVSSIHEHLQSRLRLCYERIDEKKLMEDFEHFKRTIETPQVDNLMILQNIFGREENVLNPERAQVYINVLRKKHVLLLISDLDISQEEIRVLEVVYKERVSSRLNYEIIWLPIVDRTTWNDGYKENFSTMQSNMSWYTVRNHVAIEPAVVKYIREEWGFVKKPIVVTLNPQGKVLCPNALNMMRIWGNAAFPFSSEIEERFWKAKPWTLDLLVARLEPNLPTWVSQQKVVCFYGGVKMEWIESFTTATKGVAKALDIGIEMVYVGKKMQGTSAKDYWFNQREAT